The Pseudonocardia broussonetiae DNA segment GTCCGAGCGGTGCGCGAGCTGGTGCTCTCGACCGGGCCGTCCGGGCCGCTCGGGGCCGGCGCCGACGTGCAGGTGGCGTCGGTGCCCGGGATCGGGCACCCGGTGTGGTTCGCGGGCTCCCGCATCACGCGGCTCTACCCGCTCGGCCCGCTGGCCGGGTGCGCCGCGACGGTGACGATGGTGGCCCACGACGGCACTGCGTGCGTCGGGATCGTGCTCGACGACGCGGCCGTCACGGAGCCGGACGTGTTCGTCGAGGGTGTGCGGGCCGGGCTGGCCGAGGTGGTCGCCCTGGGTCGGGACGTCCCGGAGTAGGGCTCAGACGTCGGCCTCCACCTCGCGGTTCCAGTCGGCCTTGCTCGACTGCCAGCCGTCCTCGGTGAACGTGCGGCGCCAGTAGCCCGACACCGACAGGTCGGCCCGCGGCACGGCCCGCTCGCCCAGCAGGTGCTTGCGCAGCGCGCGCGTGGCGACCGCCTCGCCGTGCACGAACGCGCACACCCGCCCGGCCGGGAACTCGAGCTTCTCGACGGCGCGCAGCAGGAGGTCGGGCGCGCCGGGGTCGGCGTCGCGGTGCAGCCAGCTGATCGACAGCGCGCCGGGGGAGGTGAGCTCCATCTCGTCGGCCGGCCCGTCGACCTCCAGGAACACGTGCACCGGCACCCCCTCGGGGACGCGCGCGAGCGACACCGCGATCGCGGGCACGGCGCTCTCGTCGCCGGCCATCAGGTGCCAGTCGGCCTCGGGATCGGGCCGGAAGGCGCCGCCCGGGCCGCGCAGGACGAGCAGGTCGCCGGGCTTCGCGGCCTGCGCCCACGGCCCCGCGACGCCGGTGTCGCCGTGCACCACGAAGTCGATCGCCAGCTTCCCGTCCTCCCAGGACCGGACGGTGTAGGTGCGCAGGACCGGCCACTGCTCGCGCGGCAGCGTCGCCCGGACCTCGGCGGGGTCGAACGGCACCTCGTACGGCGCGCCGGGCGGGGGGAAGGCGAGCTTGACGTAGTGGTCGGTGAAGTCGCCCGCGGCGAACCCGTCGAGCCCCTCACCGCCGAGGACCACGCGCACCAGGTGCGGGGTCAGCTGCTGGACGTGCTCGACACGGCCGTACACGGGCATCTCCTCGTCGCCGGAAGGAAGTAAGGCCGACCTTACTCCTGAGCGGCGCGACGGCGCGGCGAGCGTTCCGCGGAACACTCTGGGGGAGGCGGCGAGCGTTCCGCGGAACACTCGGTGGCAGGCGGAGCGCGTTCCGCGGAACACCCGGTGGCAGGCGGAGCGCGTTCCGCGGAACGCGATCGGGACGCTCCTACGGCAGCTGCGAGTAGCGCTGCACCCGCTCCGCGTCGTCGACGCGCGGGCACGTGGAGCAGGCCAGGCCGTCGTCGGCGACCTTGAAGTAGTAGCAGCACCCGACCCGGCGCCTGCTGATGTGCTCGCGGTCCTGCACGTCGACGAAGCGGTAGAGCGACGACGGGGCCGCGAACTCGACCGTGCCGCCGGGCAGCACGGCGGCCGCCTCCGCGACGGACGCGACGTCCTCGGGGTCGCCGCCGAACCAGACACCGGTGTCGAGCCCGTCGTAGAACGCGCCGAGCAGCCCGCGGCGGGGGAGCCGGGCGCCGCCGCGGTAGCCCGCGAGGAACTCGTCGGCGTGCGCCCGCACCTGCGTGCGCAGGACCGCGGCGAGCTCCGCCTCGTCGGCGACGACGGTGGCCGCCGGGTGGTCGGCGTCGGGGTCGCCGGGCAGGCACCAGAAGCGCGGGTCGAGCAGCGCGATGCCGTCGGGGTGGTGCTCCTCGGGGTCGCAGCGGAACGCCAGCGACGCGCGGTCGACGCGCGGCACCCGCCGGGCCAGCCGGAACAGCGCGCCCCCGACCTGCCCGGGCAGTCCGGCGTAGCCGTCGAGGCAGAACCCGCTGACGGTCATGGGGTGGGTCCGGCCGCAGGTGCGGGTGACCGTGCCGGCCATCCGCTCCTCCCACCCGGCGAGGAAGGCGGCGTCGACGTCGGTGCAGCGGACCCAGGCCGGCCCGTCGGCCGCCTCCTCGGGCAGCCCCACCCGGACCGCGAGCCACCCGATCGCCGCGTCGAGGCGCTCGACGGAGGAGTGCAGGGGTCCCGCCACCAGTGCCCGAGTCGCCAGTGCCCGCGTCATGTTGGTGAGGCTAGCCTCCGCTGTCCCGGGGTGTCGACGACGGAGCCGGGGACGC contains these protein-coding regions:
- a CDS encoding siderophore-interacting protein; protein product: MPVYGRVEHVQQLTPHLVRVVLGGEGLDGFAAGDFTDHYVKLAFPPPGAPYEVPFDPAEVRATLPREQWPVLRTYTVRSWEDGKLAIDFVVHGDTGVAGPWAQAAKPGDLLVLRGPGGAFRPDPEADWHLMAGDESAVPAIAVSLARVPEGVPVHVFLEVDGPADEMELTSPGALSISWLHRDADPGAPDLLLRAVEKLEFPAGRVCAFVHGEAVATRALRKHLLGERAVPRADLSVSGYWRRTFTEDGWQSSKADWNREVEADV
- a CDS encoding (2Fe-2S)-binding protein, with the protein product MTRALATRALVAGPLHSSVERLDAAIGWLAVRVGLPEEAADGPAWVRCTDVDAAFLAGWEERMAGTVTRTCGRTHPMTVSGFCLDGYAGLPGQVGGALFRLARRVPRVDRASLAFRCDPEEHHPDGIALLDPRFWCLPGDPDADHPAATVVADEAELAAVLRTQVRAHADEFLAGYRGGARLPRRGLLGAFYDGLDTGVWFGGDPEDVASVAEAAAVLPGGTVEFAAPSSLYRFVDVQDREHISRRRVGCCYYFKVADDGLACSTCPRVDDAERVQRYSQLP